The Toxorhynchites rutilus septentrionalis strain SRP chromosome 3, ASM2978413v1, whole genome shotgun sequence genome includes a region encoding these proteins:
- the LOC129779498 gene encoding enolase, which produces MPFKSIKARQIFDSRGNPTVEVDLVTDLGLFRAAVPSGASTGVHEALEMRDGVKGDWLGKGVLKAVENINKTIAPAVLNSGLCVTQQKEIDELMLKLDGTENKSKLGANAILGVSLAVCKAGAAKKAVPLYKHIAELAGNDNIILPVPAFNVINGGSHAGNKLAMQEFMILPTGASSFTEAMKIGSEVYHNLKSVIKAKFGLDATAVGDEGGFAPNILENKEALNLIQDAIAKAGYTGKVEIGMDVAASEFHKDGKYDLDFKNPNSDKSAWLAPDALQELYQSFINGFPIISIEDPFDQDHWDAWAKMTASTKIQIVGDDLTVTNPKRIATAVEKKACNCLLLKVNQIGTVTESINAHLLAKKNGWGTMVSHRSGETEDTFIADLVVGLSTGQIKTGAPCRSERLAKYNQILRIEEELGADAKYAGKNFRHPQ; this is translated from the exons ATGCCATTCAAGAGCATCAAGGCCCGTCAGATCTTCGATTCCCGCGGTAACCCAACCGTCGAGGTCGATCTGGTCACCGACTTGGGACTGTTTCGTGCCGCCGTCCCATCAGGAGCCTCCACCGGTGTCCATGAGGCGCTGGAGATGCGTGATGGCGTCAAGGGTGACTGGCTGGGCAAGGGTGTCCTGAAGGCCGTGGAGAACATCAACAAAACCATCGCTCCGGCTGTGCTGAACTCCGGCTTGTGTGTTACCCAACAGAAGGAG ATCGATGAGTTGATGCTGAAGTTGGACGGTACCGAGAACAAGTCGAAGCTGGGTGCCAACGCCATTCTCGGTGTTTCGTTGGCCGTTTGCAAGGCCGGTGCCGCCAAGAAAGCCGTCCCACTGTACAAGCACATCGCTGAGTTGGCCGGAAATGATAACATCATTCTGCCAGTGCCTGCATTTAATGTCATCAACGGTGGCAGCCACGCCGGCAACAAGTTGGCCATGCAGGAGTTCATGATTCTGCCAACCGGCGCTTCATCCTTCACTGAAGCCATGAAGATCGGCTCGGAGGTATACCACAACCTGAAGAGCGTCATCAAAGCCAAGTTTGGATTGGATGCCACCGCTGTCGGAGATGAGGGTGGTTTCGCTCCCAATATTCTGGAAAACAAGGAAGCCCTGAACCTGATCCAGGACGCTATTGCGAAGGCTGGCTACACCGGTAAGGTTGAGATTGGCATGGATGTCGCTGCTTCTGAATTCCACAAAGATGGCAAGTACGATCTGGACTTCAAGAACCCCAACTCGGACAAGAGCGCTTGGCTGGCTCCGGATGCCCTGCAGGAACTGTACCAATCATTCATCAATGGTTTCCCAATCATCAGTATTGAAGATCCCTTCGATCAGGATCATTGGGATGCGTGGGCAAAGATGACCGCCAGCACTAAGATTCAAATCGTCGGTGACGATCTGACTGTGACCAACCCGAAGCGTATTGCCACCGCCGTCGAGAAGAAGGCTTGCAACTGTCTGCTGCTGAAGGTCAACCAAATCGGTACCGTTACCGAGTCCATCAACGCTCACTTGCTGGCCAAGAAGAACGGCTGGGGAACCATGGTATCGCATCGTTCTGGTGAGACCGAGGACACCTTCATTGCTGATCTGGTTGTTGGTCTGAGCACTGGACAAATCAAGACGGGTGCCCCGTGCCGATCGGAGCGTCTGGCCAAGTACAACCAAATTCTGCGCATCGAGGAAGAGCTTGGCGCCGATGCCAAGTATGCCGGTAAGAACTTCCGCCACCCGCAGTAA